Proteins encoded within one genomic window of Pigmentiphaga sp. H8:
- the glgA gene encoding glycogen synthase GlgA: protein MLVTSEALPLAKTGGLGDAVSGLARALRDAHVDATIFMPAYESALHAAIDLEKVADLPGLIGGDAEVWAGWVADTEIPVLLLRNDALYVRAGNPYLDADGKEYPDNGIRFAALAQAAQKISVGETPIRVPHVVHAHDWHAALTPLYLHAAGIKRPKTVLTIHNLAFQGNFPLHLAEQLGIPPAYRGSDGVEFWGNLNFMKAGLRYADKITTVSATYAREILTPAFGHGLEGVLGLRAHELHAIPNGIDTEVWDPGCDPYLPEHFSALDMRGKIRNKLEMQRAFGLPTDPEAPLLAMGSRLTSQKMADLAIKVFPLLLAAHPRLQIAVLGCGERALEAALQDLASHHPRNLGVHIGYDERRGHLLHAGADMLLHGSRFEPFGLTPLYSMLYGTVPIASRVGGLADSITGLSPEPDAEVGSATGILFDGDRPADMLAAVERALETFAQPQRWSALQKNGMTRHFGWEASAAQYVELYRMLAPVAPVGAPMVARRPAAAGVPVEASIRKRA, encoded by the coding sequence ATGCTAGTAACGTCGGAGGCCCTGCCGCTCGCCAAGACCGGAGGCCTGGGCGATGCGGTGAGCGGCCTGGCGCGGGCCCTGCGCGACGCGCACGTCGACGCGACCATCTTCATGCCCGCCTATGAAAGCGCGCTGCATGCCGCCATCGACCTGGAGAAAGTGGCCGATCTGCCCGGGCTGATCGGCGGCGATGCCGAGGTCTGGGCGGGGTGGGTGGCCGATACCGAGATACCGGTGCTGCTGCTGCGCAACGACGCCCTGTACGTGCGTGCCGGCAATCCCTACCTGGATGCGGACGGAAAGGAATATCCCGACAATGGAATCCGCTTTGCCGCGCTGGCCCAGGCGGCACAGAAGATTTCGGTGGGTGAGACGCCGATCCGGGTGCCGCACGTGGTGCATGCCCACGACTGGCACGCGGCGCTTACGCCGCTGTATCTGCACGCCGCCGGCATCAAGCGGCCGAAGACGGTGCTGACCATCCACAACCTCGCGTTCCAGGGCAACTTCCCGCTGCACCTGGCCGAGCAACTCGGTATTCCGCCCGCTTATCGCGGCAGCGACGGCGTGGAATTCTGGGGCAACCTGAACTTCATGAAGGCGGGGCTGCGCTACGCCGACAAGATCACGACGGTCAGCGCCACCTACGCGCGCGAGATCCTGACGCCGGCGTTCGGCCACGGACTGGAGGGCGTGCTGGGTTTGCGCGCCCATGAACTGCATGCCATCCCCAACGGCATCGACACCGAGGTCTGGGACCCGGGTTGTGATCCCTACCTGCCCGAGCATTTCTCCGCCCTGGACATGCGCGGCAAGATCCGCAACAAGCTGGAAATGCAGCGCGCGTTCGGCCTGCCCACCGATCCGGAGGCGCCGCTGCTCGCCATGGGCAGCCGCCTGACCTCGCAGAAAATGGCGGATCTGGCGATCAAGGTGTTCCCCCTGCTGCTGGCGGCGCATCCACGCCTGCAGATCGCCGTGCTCGGCTGCGGCGAACGCGCGCTGGAAGCGGCATTGCAAGACCTGGCCTCGCACCATCCCCGCAACCTGGGCGTGCACATCGGCTACGACGAACGGCGCGGCCACCTGCTGCATGCCGGCGCGGACATGCTGCTGCACGGCAGCCGCTTCGAGCCTTTCGGCCTGACCCCGCTTTATTCCATGCTGTACGGAACCGTGCCCATCGCGTCCCGCGTCGGCGGACTGGCCGACAGCATTACCGGCCTGTCGCCGGAGCCAGATGCCGAGGTCGGTTCGGCCACCGGCATCCTGTTCGACGGCGACAGGCCCGCCGACATGCTGGCGGCCGTCGAACGCGCGCTGGAGACGTTCGCCCAGCCCCAGCGGTGGTCGGCCCTGCAGAAGAACGGGATGACCCGTCATTTCGGCTGGGAAGCCTCCGCCGCCCAATATGTGGAGCTGTACCGCATGCTCGCGCCGGTTGCTCCCGTGGGCGCGCCCATGGTTGCCCGCCGTCCGGCAGCGGCCGGCGTTCCGGTCGAGGCCAGCATACGGAAACGGGCCTGA
- the glgB gene encoding 1,4-alpha-glucan branching protein GlgB: MTDNSRDGGIAPADIDALVAGRHADPFSVLGPQLRDGRLWLRAFLPGAVTVQAVSDTGGVVDLRPLRAGVFEARADPGFLSARAGYRLRIQWPDAFQEVEDPYAFGLVLGDEDLALLARGDHDGLAACLGAHCTTMDGIPGVRFAVWAPNAQRVSVVGGFNAWDGRRHPMRLRHSAGVWELFVPRLSHGEPYKYELLGPDGGLLPQKADPCAFQAEPAPGTASVVADPEPYAWTDEAWMAGRAARHATDAPISIYEVHAGSWLGKEDGGTWTWHELADRLIPYVAGMGFTHLELLPIMEYPFGGSWGYQPLGMFAPTARHGSPRDFAAFVDRCHAAGLGVILDWVPAHFPTDPHGLARFDGTALYEYQDPREGFHQDWNTYIYNLGRNEVCNFMRASALHWLGRYHVDGLRVDAVASMLYRDYSRRAGEWVPNSHGGRENLEAIAFLRDLNGRVRRLFPDAMMIAEESTAWPGVTAPPEAGGLGFHYKWNMGWMHDTLRYMQRDPVHRHYHHHDLTFGMVYAYSEQFVLPLSHDEVVHGKGSLIGKMPGDRWQRFANLRAYFGFMWSHPGRKLLFMGGELAQEREWNHDAQLAWDALADPLHAGVQRLVADLNRTYAGTPALHRRDGEPAGFRWVIGDDDRNSVFAYLRLDGDRCVLAVCNMTPVPRGDYRLGVPRGGRWREIVNTDAADYGGSGVGNAGAVEARPQAAHGLAHSLVLTLPPLATLLLEAE, translated from the coding sequence TTGACGGACAACAGCCGTGACGGCGGGATCGCACCCGCGGATATCGACGCACTGGTAGCCGGCAGGCACGCCGACCCTTTTTCCGTGCTGGGGCCGCAACTGCGCGATGGCCGGCTGTGGCTGCGCGCCTTCCTGCCCGGCGCCGTGACCGTGCAGGCCGTGTCGGACACAGGGGGCGTCGTGGACCTGAGGCCGCTGCGCGCCGGCGTGTTCGAGGCCCGGGCCGATCCCGGCTTCCTGTCCGCCCGCGCGGGCTACCGGTTGCGCATCCAGTGGCCCGACGCGTTCCAGGAGGTCGAGGACCCGTATGCCTTCGGCCTCGTCCTGGGCGACGAGGATCTCGCGCTGCTGGCGCGCGGCGACCACGACGGCCTGGCGGCCTGCCTGGGCGCGCATTGCACCACGATGGACGGAATCCCGGGCGTGCGCTTCGCGGTGTGGGCACCCAATGCCCAACGCGTATCGGTGGTGGGCGGTTTCAATGCCTGGGACGGCCGCCGCCATCCCATGCGGCTGCGGCATTCCGCGGGCGTATGGGAATTGTTCGTGCCCCGACTGTCGCACGGCGAACCCTACAAGTACGAATTGCTGGGACCCGATGGCGGCCTGCTGCCGCAGAAAGCCGATCCCTGCGCCTTCCAGGCCGAGCCGGCGCCGGGCACGGCATCGGTGGTCGCCGATCCCGAGCCTTACGCGTGGACGGACGAGGCCTGGATGGCGGGCCGCGCGGCGCGCCATGCGACCGATGCGCCCATTTCGATCTATGAGGTGCACGCCGGCTCCTGGCTCGGGAAAGAAGACGGCGGGACATGGACCTGGCACGAACTGGCCGATCGCCTGATCCCCTACGTGGCCGGAATGGGATTCACGCATCTCGAGCTGCTGCCCATCATGGAGTATCCCTTCGGCGGTTCGTGGGGCTACCAGCCGCTGGGCATGTTCGCGCCCACGGCGCGCCATGGCTCGCCCCGCGACTTCGCGGCGTTCGTCGACCGCTGCCACGCGGCGGGCCTGGGCGTGATCCTGGACTGGGTGCCCGCGCATTTTCCGACCGACCCCCACGGGCTGGCGCGCTTCGACGGTACGGCGCTGTACGAATACCAGGATCCGCGCGAAGGCTTCCACCAGGACTGGAACACCTACATCTACAACCTGGGCCGCAACGAGGTCTGCAACTTCATGCGGGCCAGCGCGCTGCACTGGCTGGGCCGCTATCACGTGGACGGACTGCGGGTGGATGCGGTGGCCTCCATGCTGTATCGGGACTACAGCCGCCGCGCCGGGGAGTGGGTGCCGAACAGCCACGGCGGAAGGGAGAACCTGGAAGCCATCGCCTTCCTGCGCGACCTGAACGGCAGGGTGCGGCGCCTTTTTCCCGACGCCATGATGATCGCCGAGGAATCCACCGCCTGGCCGGGCGTGACCGCGCCGCCGGAAGCGGGCGGGCTGGGGTTCCACTACAAGTGGAACATGGGCTGGATGCACGACACGCTGCGCTACATGCAGCGGGATCCCGTGCACCGGCACTACCATCACCACGACCTGACTTTCGGCATGGTGTATGCCTATTCCGAGCAGTTCGTGCTGCCGCTCTCGCACGACGAGGTGGTCCATGGCAAGGGTTCGCTGATCGGCAAGATGCCCGGCGACCGCTGGCAGCGCTTCGCCAACCTGCGCGCCTATTTCGGCTTCATGTGGAGCCACCCCGGCAGAAAGCTGTTGTTCATGGGCGGAGAGCTGGCCCAGGAACGCGAGTGGAACCACGACGCGCAACTGGCCTGGGACGCCCTGGCCGATCCGCTGCATGCCGGCGTGCAGCGGCTGGTGGCCGACCTGAACCGGACCTATGCCGGCACGCCCGCGCTGCATCGGCGGGATGGCGAGCCGGCGGGATTCCGCTGGGTGATCGGCGACGACGATCGTAACAGCGTGTTCGCCTACCTGCGCCTGGACGGCGACCGCTGCGTGCTGGCGGTGTGCAACATGACGCCGGTCCCGCGCGGCGACTACCGGCTGGGCGTGCCGCGGGGAGGGCGCTGGCGCGAGATCGTCAATACCGACGCGGCCGACTATGGCGGCTCGGGCGTGGGCAACGCCGGCGCGGTCGAGGCGCGGCCACAGGCCGCGCATGGCCTGGCCCATTCGCTGGTGCTGACGCTGCCGCCCCTGGCCACCTTGCTGCTCGAAGCCGAATGA
- the treS gene encoding maltose alpha-D-glucosyltransferase, whose product MNNKRETSVNAVNRGDPLWYKDAVIYQLHIKSFFDANNDGIGDFSGLLSKLDYIAQLGVDTIWLLPFYPSPRRDDGYDIAEYRGVHPDYGELADVRRFIAAAHERGMRVITELVVNHTSDQHPWFQRARHAKPGSAARNFYVWSDNDQAYAGTRIIFIDTEKSNWTWDPVAGAYFWHRFYSHQPDLNYDNPRVLKAILSVMHFWLDLGVDGLRLDAVPYLVEREGTNNENLPETHAILKRIRQDLEASYDDRMLLAEANQWPEDAQEYFGQGDECHMSFHFPLMPRMYMAIAREDRFPITDIMQQTPDIPGNCQWAIFLRNHDELTLEMVTSSERDYLWEVYAADRRARLNLGIRRRLAPLMERDRRRIELMHSLLLTMPGTPVIYYGDEIGMGDNIHLGDRDGVRTPMQWSPDRNGGFSRADPEHLVLPPLMGNLYGYEAVNVEAQSGDAHSLLNWMRRMLGKRRQYRVFGRGGLRFLYPGNRKILAYLREHEETTILCVANLSHTPQAVELDLAEFDGRVPVELTGGTAFPAVGRLTYLLTLPPYGFYWFELSASATPPNWHLATADQLREFRTLVLRGKTGYDLTTESRRTLEHDVLPEYLALRRWFASKHERIVSGRVVYGVRLPAGDELYLTEIEADLGERRERYVVPLGLIWEETLPQLQQQLALARVRRGPMVGMVTDAFSLQSFAVAVFDSLRNGVELESRIAASDGGSARIRFLPEPGLEAVAVDADTPIRWLSAEQSNSSLVAGTAAVLKIVRRVTAGTHPESEMTRHLTKLGFRNTAALLGEVVRVDEDGTPHTLMLAQQYVDNQGDAWNWTLEYLHRTLDDAALTAESAEDYGQELRGYATLAAAVGRRLGELHAALALPSEDPAFAPVEASREDVARWVDDTRQSLDQALAILAARRDWGDLAADTALLLDNRGLLEAAIDRLGQAVGNAWLTRVHGDFHLGQVLVAQNDAYIIDFEGEPARTMDERRRKRNPLRDVAGLLRSFDYASAVVARAPDATVPAAGANPIAGPSVDTVAQRRDVLLERFRVEASGAFLDAYREAAAAAPRPWVDSKDEEALLALFLIEKAAYEVCYEAANRPAWIGVPLRGLVTLAGRIEPAIRREEDLDGQQP is encoded by the coding sequence ATGAACAACAAGCGCGAGACATCCGTGAATGCCGTCAACCGGGGCGATCCGCTCTGGTACAAGGACGCGGTCATCTACCAGTTGCACATCAAGTCCTTCTTCGATGCCAACAACGACGGCATCGGGGATTTCTCCGGACTGCTGTCCAAGCTCGACTACATCGCGCAGCTGGGCGTGGATACGATCTGGCTGCTGCCGTTCTACCCCTCGCCGCGGCGCGACGACGGGTACGACATCGCCGAGTACCGGGGCGTGCATCCCGACTACGGAGAACTGGCCGACGTGCGGCGCTTCATCGCGGCGGCCCACGAGCGCGGCATGCGCGTGATTACCGAACTGGTGGTCAACCACACGTCGGACCAGCATCCATGGTTCCAGCGCGCGCGCCACGCCAAGCCGGGCTCGGCCGCGCGCAATTTCTACGTGTGGTCCGACAACGACCAGGCCTACGCCGGCACGCGCATCATCTTCATCGACACCGAGAAATCGAACTGGACCTGGGATCCGGTGGCGGGCGCCTATTTCTGGCACCGTTTCTATTCCCACCAGCCCGACCTGAACTACGACAATCCGCGCGTGCTCAAGGCCATCCTGAGCGTGATGCATTTCTGGCTGGACCTGGGGGTGGACGGGTTGAGGCTGGACGCCGTGCCCTACCTGGTCGAGCGCGAGGGCACCAACAACGAGAACCTGCCCGAGACCCATGCGATCCTGAAGCGCATCCGGCAGGACCTGGAGGCTTCCTACGACGACCGCATGCTGCTGGCCGAGGCCAACCAATGGCCCGAGGACGCGCAGGAATACTTCGGACAGGGCGACGAATGCCACATGTCCTTCCACTTTCCGCTGATGCCGCGCATGTACATGGCCATCGCCAGGGAAGACCGCTTTCCCATCACCGACATCATGCAGCAGACGCCGGACATACCCGGCAATTGCCAGTGGGCGATCTTCCTGCGCAACCACGATGAACTGACGCTGGAGATGGTGACCAGCAGCGAGCGCGACTATCTGTGGGAGGTGTATGCCGCCGACCGGCGGGCGCGGCTCAACCTGGGGATACGCCGCCGGCTGGCGCCGCTGATGGAGCGCGACCGGCGCCGCATCGAGCTGATGCACAGTCTGCTGCTGACCATGCCGGGCACGCCCGTCATCTACTACGGCGACGAGATCGGCATGGGCGACAACATCCATCTGGGCGACCGCGACGGCGTGCGCACGCCCATGCAATGGTCGCCCGACCGCAACGGCGGTTTCTCGCGCGCCGATCCCGAGCACCTGGTGCTGCCGCCGCTGATGGGCAACCTGTACGGCTACGAGGCGGTCAACGTCGAGGCCCAGTCCGGCGATGCCCATTCGCTGCTGAACTGGATGCGCCGCATGCTGGGCAAGCGGCGCCAGTACCGCGTATTCGGGCGCGGCGGCCTGCGTTTCCTCTATCCGGGCAACCGCAAGATCCTGGCGTACCTGCGCGAGCACGAGGAAACCACCATCCTGTGCGTGGCCAACCTGTCGCACACGCCCCAGGCAGTGGAACTGGACCTGGCGGAGTTCGACGGCCGGGTGCCGGTCGAGCTGACGGGGGGCACGGCGTTCCCCGCCGTCGGCCGCCTGACCTACCTGCTGACCTTGCCGCCCTATGGCTTCTACTGGTTCGAACTGAGCGCCTCGGCGACGCCGCCGAACTGGCACCTGGCCACCGCCGACCAGTTGCGCGAGTTCCGGACCCTGGTGCTGCGCGGCAAGACGGGCTATGACCTGACGACCGAATCGCGCCGCACGCTGGAACACGACGTGCTGCCGGAATACCTGGCGCTGCGGCGCTGGTTCGCCTCGAAGCACGAGCGCATCGTCTCGGGCCGCGTGGTCTACGGCGTGCGCCTGCCGGCCGGCGACGAACTGTATCTGACGGAGATCGAGGCCGACCTGGGCGAGCGGCGCGAACGCTACGTGGTGCCGCTGGGACTGATCTGGGAAGAAACCCTGCCGCAGTTGCAGCAGCAACTGGCCCTGGCGCGCGTGCGGCGCGGCCCCATGGTGGGCATGGTGACCGATGCCTTCAGCCTGCAGAGCTTCGCCGTGGCGGTGTTCGACAGCCTGAGGAACGGCGTCGAGCTGGAGTCGCGCATCGCCGCCTCCGACGGCGGGAGCGCCCGCATACGGTTCCTGCCCGAACCTGGCCTGGAAGCGGTGGCGGTCGATGCCGACACGCCCATCCGGTGGTTGTCGGCCGAACAGTCCAACAGTTCGCTGGTGGCCGGGACCGCGGCCGTGCTGAAGATCGTGCGCCGGGTCACGGCGGGCACCCATCCGGAAAGCGAGATGACGCGCCACCTGACGAAGCTGGGTTTTCGCAACACGGCGGCGCTGCTGGGAGAAGTGGTGCGGGTGGACGAGGACGGCACGCCGCACACGCTGATGCTGGCCCAGCAGTACGTGGACAACCAGGGCGATGCCTGGAACTGGACGCTGGAGTACCTGCACCGGACGCTGGACGACGCCGCGCTGACCGCCGAGAGCGCCGAGGACTACGGCCAGGAGTTGCGCGGCTACGCCACGCTGGCCGCGGCCGTGGGCCGGCGGCTGGGCGAACTGCACGCCGCGCTGGCGCTGCCTTCCGAGGATCCGGCCTTCGCGCCGGTCGAGGCCTCGCGCGAGGACGTCGCGCGCTGGGTGGACGATACGCGGCAAAGCCTGGATCAGGCGCTGGCCATTCTCGCCGCGCGCAGGGACTGGGGCGACCTGGCGGCCGACACCGCGCTGCTGCTGGACAACCGCGGCCTGCTCGAGGCCGCCATCGACCGGCTCGGCCAGGCCGTCGGCAATGCCTGGCTGACCCGGGTGCACGGGGATTTCCACCTGGGACAGGTGCTGGTGGCGCAGAACGATGCCTACATCATCGACTTCGAGGGCGAACCGGCGCGCACCATGGACGAGCGGCGGCGCAAGCGCAATCCGCTGCGCGACGTGGCGGGCCTGTTGCGCTCGTTCGACTACGCGTCGGCGGTGGTCGCGCGGGCGCCGGATGCCACGGTCCCGGCCGCCGGTGCCAATCCCATCGCCGGTCCGTCCGTCGACACCGTGGCGCAGCGCCGCGATGTCCTGCTCGAACGGTTCCGCGTCGAAGCCTCGGGCGCGTTCCTCGATGCCTACCGCGAGGCCGCGGCCGCGGCGCCCCGGCCCTGGGTGGACAGCAAGGACGAGGAAGCGCTGCTGGCGCTGTTCCTGATCGAGAAGGCGGCCTACGAAGTGTGCTACGAAGCCGCCAACCGGCCGGCGTGGATAGGGGTGCCGCTGCGTGGCCTGGTGACGCTGGCGGGCCGGATCGAACCGGCCATACGGAGGGAAGAGGATCTTGACGGACAACAGCCGTGA
- a CDS encoding alpha-1,4-glucan--maltose-1-phosphate maltosyltransferase — MAERRRPPLRICHARASALGPVLDGAGALAVPWRGWLEKAAGLGFGQVLADARDAGEEAACGALARAASRRRLEFYLDCPPAGDEAAGAVDWTARGPVWRDLGARGLLIRDLEPSASLSKRMAPLRQREDGLDLLAWTPGLSREAVRGLRGLGFSHVFSSLAWWDFRSAWFMDEWHALADTGCAVLAFPADPYGAGAAGVGVPDAEVRRRASIRALWAAATCGAGWLVPMGYERHGLDGAPHDQLDLSADLQAANRWLARAPADDVALLPLGGADAPIAMMLRRAAGQRGRRSHLLLFNPDLLAASAVDWPMIQSRLPDRTQRPAEGGVPATLEPGGAHVVELGPAPPVVAGLPRRRSLTAAMGAARVAIEAVEPAIEQGRFAVKRTPGEALAVRADIFMDGHDKLAADLLWRAADEEAWTRVPMAHLGNDRWEAVCRFERVGMGCYAIEAWRDTYATFLDELRKKTDAGVDVAVEVDEVRGWISKVLGRAAQAGHEMRARAGEAARGLADLSGDACLAWIRSPEAAALVQALEPREFASRSAEFPVRVERRTTRFGSWYECFPRSQSGDVNRHGTFADVVARLPAIRDMGFDVLYFPPIHPIGRRNRKGRNNSLEAAPGDPGSPYAIGSEEGGHDAIHPELGTLDDFRALVGEAARHGLEIALDFAIQCSPDHPWLARHPDWFAWRADGSLRYAENPPKKYEDIVNVDFYARAANGRDTASGLWLALLDVVLFWAGEGVRIFRVDNPHTKPLPFWEWLIAQVHARHPDVVFLSEAFTRPKMMYRLAKLGFSQSYTYFTWRETRRELTDYLEEISRPPVSDFFRPNFFVNTPDINPRHLQDSGRPGFLIRAALATTLSGSWGMYSGFELCEGTPVPGKEEYLDSEKYEIRAWDWSRPGNIVAEIGVLNRIRRDNPALHLHTGTGFLNTDNDQVLAYTRTTPERDNVVLVVVNLDPHGAQGANVELPLWEFGLPDDGTLHAEDLLRGYRFDWRGKMQHVWLEPGGPYAIWRISRRS; from the coding sequence ATGGCGGAGCGACGTCGACCACCGCTGCGTATCTGCCACGCCAGGGCCTCGGCCCTGGGGCCGGTGCTGGATGGCGCGGGCGCCCTGGCCGTACCCTGGCGCGGATGGCTGGAGAAGGCCGCCGGGCTGGGATTCGGACAGGTGCTGGCCGACGCGCGCGACGCCGGCGAGGAGGCCGCGTGCGGGGCGCTGGCGCGCGCCGCGTCCCGGCGTCGATTGGAGTTTTATCTGGATTGCCCGCCAGCCGGCGACGAGGCCGCAGGCGCGGTCGACTGGACGGCGCGCGGCCCGGTGTGGCGCGACCTGGGCGCCAGGGGGCTACTGATCAGGGACTTGGAGCCATCCGCTTCGTTGTCGAAGCGGATGGCGCCGCTGCGCCAGCGCGAGGATGGCCTGGACCTGCTGGCGTGGACCCCCGGCCTGTCTCGGGAGGCGGTGCGGGGCCTGCGCGGCCTGGGTTTTTCACACGTGTTTTCGTCGCTGGCCTGGTGGGACTTTCGCAGCGCCTGGTTCATGGACGAATGGCATGCGTTGGCGGATACCGGCTGCGCCGTGCTGGCCTTCCCGGCGGACCCGTATGGGGCCGGCGCGGCGGGCGTCGGCGTGCCGGACGCCGAGGTGCGGCGGCGCGCCTCGATCCGCGCGCTGTGGGCGGCCGCCACTTGCGGTGCCGGCTGGCTGGTGCCCATGGGGTATGAACGGCACGGCCTGGACGGTGCGCCGCACGATCAACTGGACCTGAGCGCGGACCTCCAGGCGGCGAACCGCTGGCTGGCGCGGGCGCCGGCCGATGATGTGGCGCTATTGCCGCTGGGCGGCGCGGACGCGCCCATCGCCATGATGCTGCGGCGCGCCGCCGGGCAGCGAGGCCGGCGCAGCCATCTGCTGCTGTTCAATCCCGACCTGCTGGCCGCCTCGGCGGTGGACTGGCCCATGATCCAGTCCCGGCTGCCGGATCGCACGCAGCGGCCGGCCGAGGGCGGCGTGCCCGCCACGCTGGAGCCCGGCGGCGCGCACGTCGTGGAACTGGGGCCCGCGCCGCCCGTGGTGGCCGGGCTGCCGCGCCGCCGGTCGTTGACCGCGGCCATGGGCGCGGCCCGCGTGGCCATCGAGGCGGTCGAGCCCGCCATCGAGCAGGGCCGCTTCGCGGTCAAGCGTACGCCGGGCGAAGCGTTGGCGGTGCGCGCCGACATCTTCATGGATGGCCACGACAAGCTGGCCGCGGACCTGCTCTGGCGCGCCGCCGACGAGGAGGCCTGGACCCGGGTGCCCATGGCCCATCTGGGCAATGACCGCTGGGAGGCCGTCTGCCGCTTCGAACGCGTGGGCATGGGGTGCTATGCGATCGAGGCCTGGCGCGATACCTACGCCACCTTCCTGGACGAACTGCGCAAGAAGACGGATGCGGGCGTGGACGTGGCGGTGGAAGTCGACGAGGTTCGCGGCTGGATATCGAAGGTGCTGGGCCGTGCGGCCCAGGCCGGGCACGAGATGCGGGCACGGGCCGGGGAAGCCGCTCGGGGCCTGGCGGACCTGTCCGGCGACGCCTGCCTGGCCTGGATACGTTCGCCCGAGGCCGCCGCCTTGGTCCAGGCGCTGGAGCCCCGCGAGTTCGCATCGCGCTCGGCGGAGTTCCCGGTCCGGGTGGAACGCCGGACCACCCGGTTCGGCAGTTGGTACGAATGCTTTCCGCGTTCGCAAAGCGGAGACGTGAACCGGCACGGTACCTTCGCCGACGTCGTGGCACGCTTGCCCGCGATACGGGACATGGGCTTCGACGTGCTGTACTTCCCGCCCATCCATCCCATCGGCCGCCGGAACCGCAAGGGCCGCAACAACAGCCTCGAGGCCGCGCCCGGCGATCCGGGCAGCCCTTACGCCATCGGTTCGGAAGAGGGCGGACACGACGCGATACATCCCGAACTGGGGACGCTGGACGACTTTCGCGCGCTGGTGGGCGAGGCGGCCCGGCACGGGCTGGAGATCGCCCTGGATTTCGCCATCCAGTGCTCGCCCGACCATCCGTGGCTGGCCCGGCATCCCGACTGGTTCGCGTGGCGTGCCGACGGTTCGCTGCGCTATGCCGAGAACCCGCCCAAGAAATACGAGGACATCGTCAACGTCGACTTCTACGCGCGTGCCGCGAACGGGCGCGACACCGCCTCGGGCCTGTGGCTGGCGCTGCTGGACGTGGTGCTGTTCTGGGCGGGGGAAGGTGTGCGGATCTTCCGTGTGGACAATCCGCACACCAAGCCCCTGCCGTTCTGGGAATGGCTGATCGCCCAGGTGCATGCGCGCCATCCCGACGTGGTGTTCCTGTCGGAGGCCTTCACCCGGCCCAAGATGATGTACCGGCTGGCCAAGCTGGGCTTCTCGCAGTCCTATACCTATTTCACGTGGCGCGAGACGCGGCGGGAACTGACCGATTACCTGGAGGAAATCTCGCGGCCGCCTGTATCCGATTTTTTCCGGCCCAATTTCTTCGTCAATACGCCCGACATCAATCCGCGCCACCTGCAGGACTCGGGCCGTCCGGGTTTCCTGATCCGTGCCGCGCTGGCGACCACGCTGTCGGGGTCGTGGGGCATGTACAGCGGCTTCGAGCTGTGCGAGGGAACGCCGGTGCCCGGCAAGGAGGAATACCTCGATTCCGAGAAGTACGAGATCCGGGCCTGGGACTGGAGCCGGCCGGGCAATATCGTGGCCGAGATCGGCGTCCTGAACCGGATACGGCGCGACAACCCCGCGTTGCATCTCCATACAGGCACCGGTTTCCTCAACACCGATAATGACCAGGTGCTGGCCTATACCAGGACGACGCCGGAGCGCGACAACGTGGTGCTGGTGGTGGTGAACCTCGACCCGCACGGCGCGCAAGGCGCCAACGTCGAACTTCCGCTGTGGGAGTTCGGGCTGCCGGACGATGGCACGCTGCATGCCGAAGACCTGCTGCGCGGGTATCGCTTCGACTGGCGTGGAAAGATGCAGCACGTGTGGCTCGAACCTGGCGGCCCCTACGCGATATGGCGTATATCCCGACGATCCTAG